The sequence atctaatatcaaatgtgtgatgggggattttatgcctccccctgagagtgtcctgtttgcatgtaacctcaataaaaaggaggctgtgtgctccagcacatcagacctatttttgaccctctaacttgcagctttgactcatgtttgtaggggacagcttataatcactacagggattgctatgtttttcatactcccttagctacagggattgctacagaagcaagaggttcgcctactggagcctggtcgtaggtccagggcgcagagcagacggcgagataccagcccagcagcagtggttcatatagtctgcattactgatggtggctacgcagcagttatagtgtccacggtgctgctgctcctttggtgagcgctaggagcatccttttctacggtccaacttccagccagcctggaggcaaccgtaacatttggcggcagcggtgggattggcgtcctagcgcaaggagcagcaccacaacagcactggtatcgtaggagagttattgagggcaacgctagccactgcgcagcgtccctacctacagcagcatggagctgacaagacactattcagaaccctgtgaagagcacctcaacctgatccgtcgctatgagggcgcggatttcgttccagaggtaaagaggcggctagtccgatatggtccagaccctgcacaggaggtagtcagtcgcatcatccgggaattggatacggagaacaaagcggcacgagcctttgagcgccaactgtggagtttgagggtctggacacctggtctccagcgagaaagtgagtcacagggagcggagagcaacgacctcccttcccagcggcagccagagttacagggagaggagagcagcgacctccctccccagcggcagtatactgtgcagagggaagagacaaccagtccccttccccagccagagataccagaggcagcaggcctcatagactggtcctgggaggacccccagcaggcaggtggagatgggaccgcagtctctctaccggccctacagggatgctgggcaggtggcccagatccccagcgacagacccagctacagggaggggagagcatcgacctccctccccagccggagtgtgccttccagggagaggagacaaccggtctctctccccagccgcagcatgttccacaggaagcggagagcatcgacctcccttcccaacggccaccggagtatcaggaggaggaggtaagccaatctccccctccccagctaactcctaacttgggcccagggttaacagtggagatgttaacccccactgacccccacgttccctttgccaccgggcaggactatgccccaattcccccagcagaagagctggcatcagaacagagcgctgctggcctctgccctacagacccccttgttacaggactggcctgcaaacccctcaccccagcagaagcgctggcaccagggcagagtgccgctggcttctgccccccaagtaccatcagctatttgcacagctgcgccaggaaggcagaggatgctacactttcatcctataacctggaacctacaggccagtgctacttgttgtgggggggctgctttgctgctagtgtttatttgtgggtgggttgcgagactaacttaggcactgaccgacagaaggtcaggtgccttgttagtctccctccaaaaggggagatatgttacaaactgctatttgtgactggccctttaaatggaaggttgccctgcttccctggattttggagaagcctatttgccagcctccttcctcatgactatggcccctggaagattgtgcccctgagagtatattgacttttgttgggtgtgtgtggccctttgggaaacgtctggggacatattgtgactctggtgaacaatgccccctttaagactatgtccccagacctgtgaaatgacttgtccctggctttctcccacttggttcagtttcattgtgtgccattaagagttaaattttgttcagcttcaagaaacctattctacatacaagtctgctgggattagctctaattaggtttagtgatcaactttcccattgtctaatcagactagtattgataaggtggactgcattgttttattgtgtgtaatgttatctgctgaagtaaatgttgtggcctgtcaaagggagtgtctctctatctaatatcaaatgtgtgatgggggattttatgcctccccctgagagtgtcctgtttgcatgtaacctcaataaaaaggaggctgtgtgctccagcacatcagacctatttttgaccctctaacttgcagctttgactcatgtttgtaggggacagcttataatcactacagggattgctatgtttttcatactcccttagctacagggattgctacagaagcaagaggttcgcctactggagcctggtcgtaggtccagggcgcagagcagacggcgagataccagcccagcagcagtggttcatatagtctgcattactgatggtggctacgcagcagttatagtgtccacggtgctgctgctcctttggtgagcgctaggagcatccttttctacggtccaacttccagccagcctggaggcaaccgtaacaggtatattcctatgtgagaccccagacctattgtcctgtaaccctagtcaggtatattcctatgtaagaccccagacctattgtcctgtaaccctagtcaggtatattcctatgtgagaccccagaccataacatcctgtaaccctagtcaggtatattcctatgtgagaccccagaccataacatcctgtaaccctagtcaggtatattcctatgtgagaccccagacctattgccctgtaaccctagtcaggtatattcctatgtgagaccccagacctatcgtcctgtaaccctagtcaggtatattcctatgtgagaccccagacctatcgtcctgtaaccctagtcaggtatattcctatgtgagaccccagaccataacatcctgtaaccctagtcaggtatattcctatgtgagaccccagaccataacatcctgtaaccctagtcaggtatattcctatgtgagaccccagacctattgtactgtaaccctagtcaggtatattcctatgtgagaccccagacctattgtcctgtaaccctagtcaggtatattcctatgtgagaccccagacctattgtcctCTAACCcaagtcaggtatattcctatgtgagaccccagacctattgtcctgtaaccctagtcaggtatattcctatgtgagaccccagacctaatgcactgtaaccctagtcaggtatattcctatgtaagaccccagacctattgtcctgtaaccctagtcaggtatattcctatgtgagaccccagaccataacatcctgtaaccctagtcaggtatattcctatgtgagaccccagaccataacatcctgtaaccctagtcaggtatattcctatgtgagaccccagacctattgccctgtaaccctagtcaggtatattcctatgtgagaccccagacctatcgtcctgtaaccctagtcaggtatattcctatgtgagaccccagacctattgtcctgtaaccctagtcaggtatattcctatgtgagaccccagaccataacatcctgtaaccctagtcaggtatattcctatgtgagaccccagacctaatgcactgtaaccctagtcaggtatattcctatgtgagacctattgcactgtaaccctagtcaggtatattcctatgtgagaccccagaccataacaccctgtaaccctagtcaggtatattcctatgtgagaccccagacctattgcactgtaaccctagtcaggtatattcctatgtgagaccccagacctattgtcctgtaaccctagtcaggtatattcctatgtgagaccccagaccataacaccctgtaaccctagtcaggtatattcctatgtgagaccccagacctattgccctgtaactctagtcaggtatattcctatgtgagaccccagaccataacatcctgtaaccctagtcaggtatattcctatgtgagaccccagacctatcgtcctgtaaccctagtcaggtatattcctttgtgagaccccagacctattgccctgtaaccctagtcaggtatattcctatgtgagaccccagacctattgtcctgtaaccctagtcaggtatattcctatgtgagaccccagacctatcgtcctgtaaccctagtcaggtatattcctatgtgagacctattgcactgtaaccctagtcaggtatattcctatgtgagaccccagacctattgccctctaaccctagtcaggtatattcctatgtgagaccccagacctattgccctgtaaccctagtcaggtatattcctatgtgagacttattgtcctgtaaccctagtcaggtatattcctatgtgagacctattgtcctgtaaccctagtcaggtatattcctttgTGAGACCCCAGACCATGACATCTTGTAACCGCCATCACAGGCCTGGAACTGATCAGCACAGTACAAGGAGTGATTATCTGGGTGTCACGTGATTTCAGCCGCAGAATAATGGGGAAGGTGAGCCACATACATTTATAGCCCCACCCCCCGACAACCTGGCAGGTGCCCACAGCAAAAATGGCGCGGGGGACTGTGGGTGTGCGGATGTTGTGACGCGCAGAAGTGGGCGTGTCCTGTGCATAGCTATATATAGGGCTGTACACGCGCTCATAGCTGTCACTTTGCATCTCGCACAGCTCACGGACACGCGCCTCTCACTCCCGCTAACCATGGCCGCACGCAAGTTCTTTGTTGGGGGTAACTGGAAGATGAACGGGGACAAGAAGTCTCTGGGGGAGCTGATATCCGCCCTGAACGGGGGCAACGTGAGCGCCGACACAGGTGTGACCCGGGGTGTTATCTGTAGGGAGGTGTGACCCGGGGAGTTATCTGTAGGGAGGGGGTGACCCGGGGTGTTATCTGTAGGGAGGTGTGACCCGGGGTGTTTGTCTGTAGGGAGGTGTGACCCGGGGTGTTATCTGTAGGGAGGTGTGACCCGGGGTGTTATCTGTAGGGAGGTGTGACCCGGGGAGTTATCTGTAGGGAGGGGGTGACCCGGGGTGTTATCTGTAGGGAGGTGTGACCCGGGGTGTTTGTCTGTAGGGAGGTGTGACCCGGGGTGTTATCTGTAGGGAGGTGTGACCCGGGGTGTTATCTGTAGGGAGGTGTGACCCGGGGTGTTATCTGTAGGGAGGTGTGACCCGGGGTGTTATCTGTAGGGAGGTGTGACCCGGGGAGTTATCTGTAGGGAGGGGGTGACCCGGGGTGTTATCTGTAGGGAGGTGTGACCCGGGGTGTTATCTGTAGGGAGGTGTGACCCGGGGTGTTATCTGTAGGGAGGTGTGACCCGGGGTGTTATCTGTAGGGAGGTGTGACCCGGGGTGTTATCTGTAGGGAGGTGTGACCCGGGGTGTTATCTGTAGGGAGGTGTGACCCGGGGTGTTATCTGTAGGGAGGTGTGACCCGGGGTGTTATCTGTAGGGAGGTGGTGACCCGGGGTGTTATCTGTAGGGAGGTGTGACCCGGGGTGTTTGTCTGTAGGGAGGGGGTGACCCGGGGTGTTTGTCTGTAGGGAGGGGGTGACCCGGGGTGTTATCTGTAGGGAGGGGGTGACCCGGGGTGTTATCTGTAGGGAGGGGTGACCCGGGGTGTTTGTCTGTAGGGAGGGGGTGACCCGGGGTGTTTGTCTGTAGGGAGGGGGTGACCCGGGGTGTTTGTCTGTAGGGAGGGGGTGACCCGGGGTGTTTGTCTGTAGGGAGGGGGTGACCCGGGGTGTTTGTCTGTAGGGAGGGGGTGACCCGGGGTGTTTGTCTGTAGGGAGGGGGTGACCCGGGGTGTTTGTCTGTAGGGAGGGGGTGACCCGGGGTGTTTGTTTGTAGGGAGTTATATTAATAGGGGAGCAGGTGTGACCTGggctaatggggggggggggggtgtcatagGAGCAGAGGTGGGGAGCTGGTGTGACCTGGGTTATTGAAGCCTTATTTAGCTTTGTAGACAGCTTTATGCACCCCAAAACACACTTCAGTCATTCACCCCACAACTCGCTTCTGCCCACCAAAATGTTGCTCCGTGTCACCCACTCTTTGCTTAGTGTTTGAGCATGATTCCTAATCACTGCCTCAGTCTCATGTCCCCATATCTCCCTATAACACCCCCAGGGGGTACAGTTAGGCATTATCTTATGTCTTCCCCTCTGCCACACTCTGCTTTATGTACAGCATTTGGGCATGTAGATAATACACACGCCTGCATGTTTAGGGCAACTGGCAGCTTTAAGACTTGTAGGTACAGCAGTGCCCAGAATCCTTCTAGAATTAGTTGATGGGCATGGGTCAGTGTGGGGGATGGGCAGGGGGGGTTAAGAGGAAGCCTGATTTAGTTCCGTCTTAATGTCTCTGCTGTGCCAATACCTTCTGCCTGTGCCCACAACTTCCAGTGTCCCTTGCAGAATGAATCAGAACTCAAAGTCCCAGAATGCATTGCATGCATTCTGTGCTCAGGCACACGTACACTGCAGTGCTAGTCCCATGGGCATGTTGTCCCTGTTCACACCCCCTGAAGTGGTGGGCACAGGTGGAGGGCAGTCTATCAAGTGACCTTTATCGGAGGATAGTGTCTCAATCACAGTGGGGCTCTAAATATAGAAACAACCTTTCTGTGGGCTCTTCTTGGCTGTGTGAAGGTTATGACTTGTGACCTTTAGAATGagtttaaaataaattgattttctaAAAATAGGAACAATTTTGCCATGTGCAGAAATAGTTTGCTATTGggatttcactattttttttttttattaatctcccCAGATGTGGTCTGTGCAGCCCCCTCTATATATCTGGACTTTGCACGCCAGAAGTTGGATGCAAAATTTGCAGTATCTGCACAGAACTGTTACAAAGTGGCAAAGGGCGCGTTCACAGGCGAGATCAGGTATATATGGCTTGGCACAGTGCCAGTATGTGCAGAACTGTACGATGTGCAATCAGTAcaacttgtgtgttttttttatgtatacttGCAGCCCAGCAATGATCAAGGATTGTGGCGCCACATGGGTGATCCTGGGGCACTCTGAAAGGCGCCATGTGTTTGGGGAGTCAGATGAGGTGAGGCTATATACAGTGACTCTCCTTACACCATAGATGTTCACCTGTCTAGTGTCACCCTGTATGACTTTCAGTTGCATTATCTCCTCAGCTGACTGGTCAGAAGGTTGCTCACGCTCTGTCTGAGGGGCTAGGTGTCATTGCGTGTATTGGGGAGAAGCTGGACCAGCGGGAGGCCGGTATCACTGAGAAGGTGGTGTTTGAGCAGACAAAGGCCATTGCAGGTGAGTTGTTGCCTTGGTACTTAAACACCCCATCATTCCTGCAAGTTCAGTGCTCAGGGCAGTCGacaaagttattgtttaaaaagatagataactcctttactacccattccccagctttgcacaaaaacattaatatactttataacctttaagcctctaaatttctgtttctaagtcactaaagacagccccttgatcacgtttattattagcttttcacaacaggggcgtgctagttcatgtgagccatatagataacattgagctctcgcCCGTGGATTGTAACACAATACTAATTTGCTTAAATGcaagtcatgtgatcatggggctgtcagaagatgcttaaatacaaggtaatcataggtaaaaagtgtattaatataacgtgtcagttatgcacaactggggaatggataatacagGGAttgtctctttttaaacaataactgttTGCGTTGACTGTCCTTAATGTTCTGGGATTCTTCAGGCTTTTATGCTGTGATGTCACGACTATACATTAATCCTTTCTATATAACGTGCGCTGCTGCGTTCTAAGGGAGATGCAGTATGTCTCTCCTAGAGGTTCCTTAGTGTTGTGATGTCACGGCTATACATTAATCCTTTCTATATAACGTGCGCTGCTGCGTTCTAAGGGAGGTGCAGTATGTCTCTCTAGAGGTTCCTTAGTGTTGTGATATGTCTGCTCCTTCCCACAGATAACGTTAAGGACTGGAGTCATGTTGTATTGGCCTATGAACCAGTCTGGGCCATTGGAACAGGCAAAACTGCCACACCTCAGCAGGTAAGTTCACCCAGCACCAGTTTGTGAATATAAATAGATGCACGCTCTGCTCCAAAGCTCAACTATTGGAATATAAATAGATGCACCCTCTGCTCCAAAGCTTAACTAATATAAATAGATGCACGCTCTGCTCCAAAGCTCAACTATGAATATAAATAGATGCACACTCTGCTCCGAAGCTTAACTATGGGAATATAAATAGATGTACGCTTAACTATGGGAATATAAATAGATGTACGCTTAACTATGGGAATATAAATAGATGTACGCTTAACTATGGGAATATAAATAGATGTACGCTTAACTATGGGAATATAAATAGATGTACGCTTAACTATGGGAATATAAATAGATGTACGCTTAACTATGGGAATATAGATAGATGTACGCTTAACTATGGGAATATAGATAGATGTACGCTTAACTATGGGAATATAGATAGATGTACGCTTAACTATGGGAATATAGATAGATGTACGCTTAACTATGGGAATATAGATAGATGTACGCTTAACTATGGGAATATAGATAGATGTACGCTTAACTATGGGAATATAGATGTACGCTTAACTATGGGAATATAGATGTACGCTTAACTATGGGAATATAGATGTACGCTTAACTATGGGAATATAGATGTACGCTTAACTATGGGAATATAGATGTACGCTTAACTATGGGAATATAGATGTACGCTTAACTATGGGAATATAGATGTACGCTTAACTATGGGAATATAGATGTACGCTTAACTATGGGAATATAAATAGATGCACACTCTGCTCCGAAGCTTAACTATGGGAATATAAATAGATGTACGCTTAACTATGGGAATATAAATAGATGTACGCTTAACTATGGGAATATAAATAGATGTACGCTTAACTATGGGAATATAAATAGATGCACACTCTGCTCCGAAGCTTAACTATGGGAATATAAATAGATGTACGCTTAACTATGGGAATATAAATAGATGTACGCTTAACTATGGGAATATAAATAGATGTACGCTTAACTATGGGAATATAAATAGATGTACGCTTAACTATGGGAATATAGATGTACGCTTAACTATGGGAATATAGATGTACGCTTAACTATGGGAATATAGATGTACGCTTAACTATGGGAATATAGATGTACGCTTAACTATGGGAATATAAATAGATGTACGCTTAACTATGGGAATATAAATAGATGTACGCTTAACTATGGGAATATAAATAGATGTACACTCTGCTCCGAAGCTTAACTATGGGAATATAAATAGATGTACGCTTAACTATGGGAATATAAATAGATGCACACTCTGCTCCGAAGCTTAACTATGGGAATATAAATAGATGCACGCTTAACTATGGGAATATAAATAGATGTACGCTTAACTATGGGAATATAAATGAAAACACAGTAGCACTCTTAATTGGATGGGAGGGGGTAAAAAGGCATTAGATTTATTTTTCGAAAAGCCATAAATGAATGGGAAAGGCAGAATTAAAATGTTTTTCAGAGCCTGTTTTTAAtacagttaaaggtacagtctacaccagcatttttatttctttaaaaggtagataatcccttaattacccattccctagttttgcacaaccacaaTTATGttctacctctgattaccttgaatctaagcttaTGCAAaccggctaaaatgcaagattgttaaaagaactgaaataagggggcaatcagtgctgactcctaggtaactacacgTACGTGAGCAGTgttatctgacacacatgaactaacaccctctagtggtgaaaactgtattcaaataagaggcggcctttaaggtctaaaatCGGCATATGAACCTTAGGTTTTGCTTTCAcccaagaataacaagaaaataaagctaaagtaaattggtaagttgtctaaaatgacatgccctatctgaatcagtttatttgggactagactgtcccttttttaaattcactaattttcaaatgcactttgttcttttgatatccatagttgaaaaatacatacatatcttacactagtgggagctagctggtttttGGTgccttaacacatttgtttgtgatTGGCTGGCTAGATGTGCTTAACTaactcaatagtgcattgctgttcctgcagcaaaggatataaagtgaatgaagccaatttgataataaaacaattttaattaactttccaatttacttctatctgaagcctgaaaaatattgttttgtgtcccttttaatcaTATTGTCTCTTGCTGCTTTTGGATACAGTAACTTTATTTGAAGAGTGCAGTTGTGTTCACTATTAAGCCACAGCCCTCACGCCCATACACCCAGTCAGTGAGGGACTTACTACGCTGTCTGCATGTGGGTTTGTGGTCTACCTCACGCCCATACACCCAGTCAGTGAGGGACTTACTACGCTGTCTGCATGTGGGTTTGTGGTCTACCTCACGCCCATACACCCAGTCAGTGAGGAACTTACTACGCTGTCTGCATGTGGGTTTGTGGTCTACCTCACGCCCATACACCCAGTCAGTGAGGGACTTACTACGCTGTCTGCATGTGGGTTTGTGGTCTACCTCACGCCCATACACCCAGTCAGTGAGGGACTTACTACGCTGTCTGCATGTGGGTTTGTTGTCTTCCTCACGCCCATACACCCAGTCAGTGAGGGACTTACTACGCTGTCTGCATGTGGGTTTGTTGTCTTCCTCACGCCCATACACCCAGTCAGTGAGGGACTTACTACGCTGTCTGCATGTGGGTTTGTTGTCTTCCTCACTCCCATACACCCAGTCAGTGAGGGACTTACTACGCTGTCTGCATGTGGGTTTGTTGTTGTCTACCTCACGCCCATACACCCAGTCAGTGAGGGACTTACTACGCTGTCTGCATGTGGGTTTGTTGTCTTCCTCACTCCCATACACCCAGTCAGTGAGGGACTTACTACGCTGTCTGCATGTGGGTTTGTGTGGTTTGTTGTCTTCCTCACTCCCATACACCCAGTCAGTGAGGGACTTACTACGCTGTCTGCATGTGGGTTTGTGGTCTACCTCACGCCCATACACCCAGTCAGTGAGGGACTTACTACGCTGTCTGCATGTGGGTTTGTTGTCTTCCTCACTCCCATACACCCAGTCAGTGAGGGACTTACTACGCTGTCTGCATGTGGGTTTGTTGTGGTCTACCTCACGCCCATACACC is a genomic window of Bombina bombina isolate aBomBom1 unplaced genomic scaffold, aBomBom1.pri scaffold_582, whole genome shotgun sequence containing:
- the LOC128643538 gene encoding triosephosphate isomerase — protein: MAARKFFVGGNWKMNGDKKSLGELISALNGGNVSADTDVVCAAPSIYLDFARQKLDAKFAVSAQNCYKVAKGAFTGEISPAMIKDCGATWVILGHSERRHVFGESDELTGQKVAHALSEGLGVIACIGEKLDQREAGITEKVVFEQTKAIADNVKDWSHVVLAYEPVWAIGTGKTATPQQAQEVHLKLREWLKKHVSEEVAKSTRIIYGGSVTGGTCKELASQPDIDGFLVGGASLKAEFIDIINAKH